The DNA sequence tctttttatgcctttatttttatttttaattttaatgttaagTTTCTGCCAGAATGCTTGAGGGTTTGTTAACCTCACCCGTTGGGATGAGTCTATTGTTGTTTGTATCAGAATGCTTGAaggtttgttttgtaaattaaaagagGCGGATAATAGTGtgggctaggattttttttcctatttggagatgttttttttccctttctttcatttctGGTTTTTATTTAGACTTACATAATGCAACCAATCAAAAGCAAAACTTTATATCATCTAACAACACAAACTGCATTAAAATAGTGGTGTCAGCCACTGGTCCTTTACTGCAGTTGCCCCAGCATTGCTTCAAAAAATTGGTGAtttttatttctactatatAACAAGTACATCACATAGCATCTAAGCTCTGACATTTCTGGACATGTTTATTACTTTCAGGTCTCATTTACTGGACAAGGGGAGACACAGTCCATGAAGCAGTTGTCTGGGGGTCAAAAAACTGTTGTCGCCCTTACACTTATCTTTGCCATACAGCGATGTGATCCTGCTCCCTTTTATCTATTTGATGAGATCGATGCAGCGCTGGATCCACAGTACAGAACTGCTGTTGGAAGTATCCATTTTTATGCTTCGTACCATATTATGTCAAATGACTGGTCCTGTGCAATTCTTCCATCTCTATTTACTGCACATCTCATCTTccattaaatgaaattttattgtgcATATTGGAGGTAGAGGTTTAGGTAGATGTTATGTATGGTGAGTCTTTAACCATTGAAAACATACCAACTATTATGTACCTATCACTTAATGACTCAACTCAAAGCTGTGTTTGGAATGGGATGGGATGGGGTGCAATGAAATGGAGTGGAATTAAATTATTGTTCAATTATTTGGATATTTTTATGATGAATTGGGAAAAAAGTGGTTCCGTCCCATACCACTCAAATTGGAAGGGAGGAAAAAGAAGGGGGGTATTGGGGACAGAATGGAATGCATTCCATTAGATTCCATTTcattctatcctatcctatcctatccaaACGATAAAACCTAATTAGATAAGGGTTTTTGCTTTAGGTTTTATGAACAATACCATCAGTTATATTTCATATCATGTCAATATAATATTTAGTCTCTATTCTCTCCGTTGTGGTGGTCCCAATTAGATAAGGCTTTTGCTATTGTGTTGTGTTTGTACGAGTTTTTggtgatatttaaatttaaaagttaattcaTGCTTGTGATATTCTTACTGAATGGCATCTAGATTTCCTATTATACCATTGTCCCTTTGGAATTCTTAATCTTCCTTAGATATGATTCGTCGCTTGGCTGACATAGCAaacactcaatttatcacaacaacatTCCGCCCGGAGCTAGTGAAAGTTGCTGATAAGATATACGGAGTAACACATAAAAACAGGGTCAGCCGTGTTAATGTTGTGTCTAAGGAAGATGCACTGGAATTTATTGAGCATGACCAGACGCACAATGCTGAATAAGgttaatgttataatttttatgatactTATGGTTGTGATGATCTCTACTCGTATTTGgagtttttctttctcttattaAACTGACTTAGGCAAGTGCAGAGTTTTGCGGCtctgaataaaaattaaattattattgttgcaTGCTTTTCATTGAGAAATTACAAGATTTTTTCTGAGCATCAAAACTGTGTAACTTGTTTGGGCAATTGTTTAAATGACCCAATGATAATACGCTTTTTTCTAACGATATACTTGGTCAAATGgttatatttatatgttttgaAGTGGTGTTTTGTGTGTCGTCAGGTGCTTCTTACTCACATGGACTGAACTGAAATATTTCAATTCTGGGCACTCTTCGAAGATTGTAACATAGAGATTGCAGATTCAAGTtcattcaaattcttcaacctaCTATTTGTCTGTTGTGTAGTGACTGTGTGATGCCAACCTAGGTCCTGGAGTAACCAAAAAGCTTGATCTGTTtacaaagttgaaaaattatttagccCCCTTCATTGTACAAGTTTACTCACTTTGTGtagtgttttagatttgttattttCCATTTTATACACCAAAAAGTATCATGGGGACTTTATctctttaaattaatcaatacaACTTGACTGAAATTAATTTAGGTTTAATATGGTTTTTTGACATAGAAGattttagaaaaggaaaaagaaatctttcAGAAATTCTTATAAGTGCAGTCTAAAAAATGCTATTCATTTGCATCCTTAGTTAACCTGTACgtcattaataaataataaataattattttaatttaatcagtCAACGTAAAGACATTGGATATGCGTTGAAACTTTTCCAGGGCTAAgtaaattattagttaaatatCATCTAATTAGTTGAATTAATGTATTTCTAGAACATGCTTCACAATCTAGGCCAGTaaatatttctcttaaaaacttgtcataaatcataatcacgataaattaatccttttttttaaggGAACGATAAATTAATcctaaattcttaatttttacaactttatatattcatttaaagatagtattgcaaatttttaacTTGACccattgttttgttttagtttaattttcgtTTATATTTAGTTATGGAAATTGGAAACATTTTCGTCATGAGGGCAAGATAGCGCATCTAACTCCATATTAACAAAACCTAgtgatatatttttaagttattcctctaaaaaaaagtctttcctcttattttttttttaatttaggtttagttttctaagttttttttttcttctttattttaattccttaaattaTCTGTTAGATTAAATtagtcattttcaattttttcaccaACTGATGCGACGAGACGAATTTTTATCTAATGTGACATTTCTTACTGTTTATTACATGTTACTAATTTGCCTAAATTAGAGCttgatttaacatattttaaaggactatgaaactttttaaattttggaaaacaaattgaaacaaaaatataaaataaaataagagaccATTTAACCTTTTACAATAACAAGAACTTTTAGTAGTAGtcataaaattgaaaagaaaaattatgatcttttgttgataatataaattagAGTAAAGAATGGAATATCACTTTTCCTTACTCAATTAAAATTCAGTATCTATATTTTCTCTCCTCAATTTTATTGAGTGTCACATACTATAACAGACAATTTTTCTCATTCTTCTTATTTTACATgactattttatataaatttaattttaaactataaaaaatgaaaattattaattttttcactaaattttttattaataaattagaaagtttttaattaattaaaaaataattatctctcTATCAATTCTTTtgctgtttttttattttttatattttaaatagtacTAGTAGCCATTAATAGCTAACCCAACACAGTCTTCAGAAAAGCTAAGCCCAACAAAATACCACACCACACCAGTTAAGCGCCGCCGTCTAGCCGGAAGCACCGTATCTGTGGTGATCGCACGTTAAAATTCTCGAAATCTAAAACCCTTCGTTCTCTTCATTTCTTAGGTATGCATGGCACTATGGTCATACGCTGAATCTCGTCTCAATAATTATCTGCCCATGACACAGACTTCATTTTACGTGTTTGATAAAATGCCTGAGTTGTGTGAATCGTGTTTACGGTAGCTGGTTCTGTCTTTTTGGGTGCCCGGAACCAACCACTGTTACCCTTTGGATTCAAGTTTGGATTTTTTTGCATAGGGATCATTTGGGTCACTTCTTTTCCCTCCTTCTAATTTACCCAATTTTCTTATGTTAATTCAATAGGCTATAAGTTTTCATGCGTATTGGTATGCACATCATGTGAATATTTGTTTGCAGTGTATGGATTGTTTTCTaaaggatttttatttattttttgctggGTTATTGGATAACGAGATATTTAGTAATCAGTTTttacattgttttttcttttataactattttcaataaattatgcTTCCTTGATTGCTGTGCTTATTGTTGGAGGAGCCTGGCAGAGTGGCTTACATATATGGCTGATTTATTTATGTGTTGTTTTCTGAGTCTTGATTAGCCCTTTGAAGTTTGAACGGTGTGAAAACAGTAAGGAAGAAGCTGAAAATTGGTATAATCTGAGGTATCTAGAGCACTTTTTGTTATTTACTGACTGTCTATTAGTGATTCTTGATGATTACTGTTTATGTGGGAGTGAAGTAGTGAACATATGCTTTCTCATTATCTTCTTGCAATTTTTTGTATCTCTGCTTGGGGTTGGCGTGGTTAGAGCAATGTCTGATGAATGATAATAGGGGGTGagggttttctttttttacttcatcCTTTGTTTGGGATTTGATGAAACTGTGTTTTGCAGAGTAGAAAGAACAAAGAGGAGAAAATGAACAAGGATAAGATCTTCAAGCTAGCGAAGGGGTTCAGGGGTAGAGCCAAGAATTGCATAAGGATAGCAAGGGAGAGGGTTGAGAAGGCCTTGCAATATTCCTACAGAGACCGCCGTAACAAAAAGAGGGACATGCGATCCCTTTGGATCCAAAGGATCAATGCTGGTACCCGCATTCATGGGGTATGTCTTCTAACTCCTTTTCTTCTCTCACTAATCCATAATCTCTTACAATTCAATGCTTGATCAAGAAATTCAATATGGCTATTGTTGT is a window from the Glycine max cultivar Williams 82 chromosome 2, Glycine_max_v4.0, whole genome shotgun sequence genome containing:
- the LOC100527387 gene encoding ribosomal protein L20 isoform X1 gives rise to the protein MNKDKIFKLAKGFRGRAKNCIRIARERVEKALQYSYRDRRNKKRDMRSLWIQRINAGTRIHGVNYGNFMHGLMKENIQLNRKVLSEISMHEPYSFKSLVDISRNAFPGNKNVVIPPRKVAF